One window of the Rhipicephalus sanguineus isolate Rsan-2018 chromosome 4, BIME_Rsan_1.4, whole genome shotgun sequence genome contains the following:
- the LOC119389494 gene encoding coronin-6 isoform X1 → MAHRSIVRTSKFRHVFGQALKREQCYDNIRITKQSWDSNFCAVNPKFLAIIIEAAGGGAFMVLPLNKTGRVDVNHPLVAGHKGPVLDIAWCPFNDNIIASASDDAMVRVWQIPNFGLVRPLVDPVVELPGHERRVGQVLWHPSANNVLLSVGADCKIIIWNVGTGEILSCIDHPDSVFSCCWNWDGSRIVTTCKDRKIRVYNPRTGDVEAEDFGHEGAKPQKAIYLRDGLIFTTGFSRMSERQYALRVESELAQPVVLEELDTSNGVLQPFYDPDVNLLYLAAKGDSNIRYFEVTDEPPFVHYISTYQSSEPQRGMCAMPKRGCDVHQCEIARFYKLHSKGLCEVISFTVPRKSDLFQQDLYPETPGDTPAISAEEWAEGKDADPILINLKEGYTASTKQDFAVTKKPNILNKMPERPVAQKGSEQSVTSAVSDAKLDELLDEIRKLKSIVVKHEKRIKELESRMEGSKEDASIDRPSTPPTPPPGDQKQSNNNHEENASGQGHPLHKSETSSSLYYPPPRSLPCKALQGAAKADNVPHGDHCRRGNGKMTLFLQNMNRAWNSLVASPMVRSRQNGTRSQISLHTSSS, encoded by the exons ATGGCGCATCGGAGCATTGTGCGGACGAGCAAGTTTCGGCATGTGTTTGGTCAGGCCCTGAAAAGAGAACAGTGTTACGACAACATAAGGATCACGAAACAGTCATGGGATTCCAATTTTTGTGCGGTCAATCCAAAGTTCTTGGCCATCATCATAGAAGCTGCAGGCGGTGGGGCATTCATGGTGCTCCCATTAAACAAG ACGGGTCGAGTGGATGTGAACCATCCTCTGGTGGCTGGGCACAAGGGACCTGTGCTGGACATCGCTTGGTGCCCATTCAATGACAATATAATTGCCAGTGCTTCAGATGATGCCATGGTTCGAGTGTGGCAGATCCCAAACTTTGGCCTTGTTCGCCCGCTCGTAGATCCAGTGGTGGAGCTACCTGGACACGAACGCCGTGTCGGGCAAGTGCTGTGGCACCCATCAGCCAACAACGTACTGCTCAGTGTTG GAGCTGACTGCAAGATCATCATCTGGAATGTAGGCACAGGTGAAATACTGTCCTGCATCGACCACCCAGACAGTGTGTTCAGCTGCTGCTGGAACTGGGATGGTAGCCGCATCGTAACAACTTGCAAGGACCGCAAAATTCGTGTCTACAATCCAAGGACAGGGGATGTGGAAGCG gaggaTTTTGGGCACGAAGGTGCCAAGCCACAAAAAGCCATCTACTTGAGGGATGGCCTCATTTTTACGACTGGGTTCTCAAGGATGAGTGAAAGGCAATACGCCCTTCGCGTTGAG TCGGAACTTGCCCAGCCAGTGGTACTGGAAGAACTAGATACAAGCAACGGTGTGCTGCAGCCCTTTTATGACCCAGATGTGAATCTGCTGTATCTAGCCGCAAAG GGCGACAGCAACATCCGGTACTTTGAGGTGACAGACGAGCCCCCGTTTGTGCATTACATCAGCACGTACCAGTCGAGTGAGCCGCAGCGGGGAATGTGTGCCATGCCGAAGCGCGGTTGTGATGTCCACCAGTGTGAGATAGCAAG GTTTTACAAGCTGCACTCCAAGGGCCTTTGTGAAGTGATTTCTTTCACAGTACCACGCAAG TCAGATCTATTCCAGCAAGATCTTTACCCCGAGACGCCCGGCGACACTCCTGCTATATCGGCTGAGGAGTGGGCAGAGGGAAAAGATGCTGACCCAATTCTT ATCAACTTGAAAGAAGGTTACACAGCCAGCACGAAGCAGGACTTTGCGGTGACCAAGAAGCCCAACATTCTTAACAAAATGCCCGAAAGGCCAGTGGCACAAAAAGGAAGCGAACAGTCGGTGACCTCAGCAGTATCG GACGCAAAGCTGGACGAGCTATTGGATGAAATCAGGAAGCTCAAGTCCATTGTGGTGAAGCACGAGAAGCGCATCAAGGAGTTGGAGTCACGAATGGAAGGCAGCAAGGAGGACGCCTCCATCGACAGACCCAGTACCCCGCCGACACCGCCGCCCGGCGACCAGAAGCAGAGCAACAACAACCACGAA GAGAATGCCTCGGGACAAGGTCATCCGTTACACaagtcagagacaagttcaagcCTGTATTATCCACCACCACGGAGCCTACCCTGCAAAGCACTGCAAGGTGCTGCTAAAGCAGACAATGTGCCCCACGGTGACCATTGCAGACGTGGCAATGGCAAGATGACACTATTTCTGCAGAACATGAATCGTGCTTGGAATAGCCTTGTTGCCAGCCCGATGGTGCGCAGCCGTCAAAATGGCACAAGGTCCCAAATCAGTTTGCATACAAGTTCCTCATAA
- the LOC119389494 gene encoding coronin-6 isoform X2, whose product MAHRSIVRTSKFRHVFGQALKREQCYDNIRITKQSWDSNFCAVNPKFLAIIIEAAGGGAFMVLPLNKTGRVDVNHPLVAGHKGPVLDIAWCPFNDNIIASASDDAMVRVWQIPNFGLVRPLVDPVVELPGHERRVGQVLWHPSANNVLLSVGADCKIIIWNVGTGEILSCIDHPDSVFSCCWNWDGSRIVTTCKDRKIRVYNPRTGDVEAEDFGHEGAKPQKAIYLRDGLIFTTGFSRMSERQYALRVESELAQPVVLEELDTSNGVLQPFYDPDVNLLYLAAKGDSNIRYFEVTDEPPFVHYISTYQSSEPQRGMCAMPKRGCDVHQCEIARFYKLHSKGLCEVISFTVPRKSDLFQQDLYPETPGDTPAISAEEWAEGKDADPILENASGQGHPLHKSETSSSLYYPPPRSLPCKALQGAAKADNVPHGDHCRRGNGKMTLFLQNMNRAWNSLVASPMVRSRQNGTRSQISLHTSSS is encoded by the exons ATGGCGCATCGGAGCATTGTGCGGACGAGCAAGTTTCGGCATGTGTTTGGTCAGGCCCTGAAAAGAGAACAGTGTTACGACAACATAAGGATCACGAAACAGTCATGGGATTCCAATTTTTGTGCGGTCAATCCAAAGTTCTTGGCCATCATCATAGAAGCTGCAGGCGGTGGGGCATTCATGGTGCTCCCATTAAACAAG ACGGGTCGAGTGGATGTGAACCATCCTCTGGTGGCTGGGCACAAGGGACCTGTGCTGGACATCGCTTGGTGCCCATTCAATGACAATATAATTGCCAGTGCTTCAGATGATGCCATGGTTCGAGTGTGGCAGATCCCAAACTTTGGCCTTGTTCGCCCGCTCGTAGATCCAGTGGTGGAGCTACCTGGACACGAACGCCGTGTCGGGCAAGTGCTGTGGCACCCATCAGCCAACAACGTACTGCTCAGTGTTG GAGCTGACTGCAAGATCATCATCTGGAATGTAGGCACAGGTGAAATACTGTCCTGCATCGACCACCCAGACAGTGTGTTCAGCTGCTGCTGGAACTGGGATGGTAGCCGCATCGTAACAACTTGCAAGGACCGCAAAATTCGTGTCTACAATCCAAGGACAGGGGATGTGGAAGCG gaggaTTTTGGGCACGAAGGTGCCAAGCCACAAAAAGCCATCTACTTGAGGGATGGCCTCATTTTTACGACTGGGTTCTCAAGGATGAGTGAAAGGCAATACGCCCTTCGCGTTGAG TCGGAACTTGCCCAGCCAGTGGTACTGGAAGAACTAGATACAAGCAACGGTGTGCTGCAGCCCTTTTATGACCCAGATGTGAATCTGCTGTATCTAGCCGCAAAG GGCGACAGCAACATCCGGTACTTTGAGGTGACAGACGAGCCCCCGTTTGTGCATTACATCAGCACGTACCAGTCGAGTGAGCCGCAGCGGGGAATGTGTGCCATGCCGAAGCGCGGTTGTGATGTCCACCAGTGTGAGATAGCAAG GTTTTACAAGCTGCACTCCAAGGGCCTTTGTGAAGTGATTTCTTTCACAGTACCACGCAAG TCAGATCTATTCCAGCAAGATCTTTACCCCGAGACGCCCGGCGACACTCCTGCTATATCGGCTGAGGAGTGGGCAGAGGGAAAAGATGCTGACCCAATTCTT GAGAATGCCTCGGGACAAGGTCATCCGTTACACaagtcagagacaagttcaagcCTGTATTATCCACCACCACGGAGCCTACCCTGCAAAGCACTGCAAGGTGCTGCTAAAGCAGACAATGTGCCCCACGGTGACCATTGCAGACGTGGCAATGGCAAGATGACACTATTTCTGCAGAACATGAATCGTGCTTGGAATAGCCTTGTTGCCAGCCCGATGGTGCGCAGCCGTCAAAATGGCACAAGGTCCCAAATCAGTTTGCATACAAGTTCCTCATAA